The Chryseobacterium suipulveris genome window below encodes:
- a CDS encoding tyrosine-type recombinase/integrase has product MSLHFGKIPTELDPEQIHDYLFYLQKKSKSPSQSYFKHTVYGLRFLLKSEGLSYDYLSLPEIKREKKLPVVLSKQEVWQMLSGCKLLKHKILIGILYGCGLRCMEVRNLRLCDLDFGRKQLKVVQGKGKKDRYLPLSEHLIRGLKKYIEAEKPEDYLFGEPRGGRAGGDFDSRYSQRGVQWAVKQASKTANILKEVSVHTLRHSFATHLLEDGMDILSIKNLLGHESIDTTLVYLQIAQLSTQKLFSPLDTLFSEFGKK; this is encoded by the coding sequence GTGTCGCTACATTTCGGAAAAATTCCTACAGAATTGGATCCCGAGCAAATTCACGATTACCTTTTTTACCTTCAGAAAAAATCAAAATCACCTTCACAGTCGTATTTTAAACACACCGTTTACGGACTTCGATTTCTGCTTAAATCGGAAGGTTTGAGCTATGATTATTTGAGTCTTCCGGAAATTAAAAGAGAGAAAAAACTGCCTGTAGTGCTTAGTAAACAGGAGGTTTGGCAGATGTTGTCCGGCTGTAAACTTTTAAAACATAAAATTTTGATCGGCATTCTTTACGGCTGCGGATTGCGCTGTATGGAAGTTCGAAATCTCCGTTTGTGCGACTTAGATTTTGGTCGAAAACAACTCAAAGTGGTTCAGGGAAAAGGCAAAAAAGACCGCTATTTACCACTTTCCGAACATCTGATTCGTGGGCTCAAAAAGTATATCGAAGCGGAAAAACCGGAAGATTATCTCTTTGGAGAACCTCGTGGAGGGCGTGCTGGTGGCGATTTCGATTCCCGTTACTCCCAGCGCGGCGTTCAGTGGGCGGTAAAGCAGGCATCAAAAACGGCAAATATCCTGAAAGAAGTGAGTGTCCATACGCTTCGGCACAGTTTTGCGACGCATCTTCTGGAAGATGGGATGGATATTTTGAGCATCAAAAATCTTCTCGGTCACGAAAGTATCGATACCACGCTGGTTTATCTTCAAATTGCCCAGCTTTCAACCCAAAAACTCTTTTCACCGCTCGATACCCTTTTTTCAGAATTTGGGAAAAAATGA
- a CDS encoding IS91 family transposase — MSGLKTSKKQSVQPQSQPQYEVADVLNKLGSKLEDLGLNSWQLRTLSALKKCRTSALGGHIDACDECGNVSISYNSCRNRHCPKCQSKNREQWIENRETELLPVPYFHVVFTLPDVLNKTALHEPKMLYDFLFESAWETLQTFGENRGLKMGMIAVLHTWGQNLSLHPHLHCIVPGGGVDESGAWKNLRSDGKFLFPVKALSKVFRAKFCEKLKDKNFEEYTKIRQNLWEKSWVVYAKKPFGSPKSVVEYLGRYTHKIAISNQRIRKIDAETVTFSYKDYRQKGIKKQMVLSHEEFIRRFVMHILPKRFVKIRHYGFLSSTWKRIKLKNLQQNLGIQPKEKLPPKAFQPKCTCCKDGNLVTIATFDLRGPPSWFLEMSRNLPAPKSAF, encoded by the coding sequence ATGAGCGGTTTAAAAACCTCAAAAAAACAGTCAGTTCAACCTCAATCTCAACCTCAATACGAAGTCGCCGATGTTTTAAACAAATTAGGTTCAAAATTGGAAGATTTAGGACTTAATTCTTGGCAATTACGAACACTTTCAGCGTTGAAAAAATGCCGTACCTCTGCTTTGGGTGGTCATATTGACGCTTGTGATGAATGTGGAAATGTAAGCATCAGTTACAACTCCTGCCGAAACCGTCATTGCCCAAAATGTCAGAGCAAAAACCGAGAGCAATGGATTGAAAATCGGGAAACCGAACTGCTTCCGGTACCTTATTTCCACGTGGTTTTTACGCTTCCTGATGTATTGAACAAAACCGCGCTTCACGAGCCCAAAATGTTGTACGATTTTTTATTTGAATCTGCCTGGGAAACGCTTCAAACGTTTGGTGAAAATCGAGGTTTAAAAATGGGAATGATTGCTGTTTTGCACACTTGGGGGCAGAATCTGAGCCTTCATCCGCATTTGCACTGCATTGTTCCGGGCGGTGGAGTGGATGAAAGCGGAGCTTGGAAAAATCTACGTTCAGACGGCAAATTTTTGTTTCCGGTAAAGGCTTTGAGTAAAGTTTTCAGGGCTAAATTTTGTGAGAAATTAAAAGATAAAAACTTTGAAGAGTATACCAAAATCAGGCAAAATCTGTGGGAAAAGTCTTGGGTTGTTTACGCCAAAAAGCCTTTTGGAAGCCCAAAATCTGTGGTAGAATATTTGGGCAGATACACGCATAAAATCGCCATCAGCAACCAGAGAATCAGGAAAATTGACGCGGAAACGGTAACTTTTTCTTACAAAGATTACCGCCAAAAAGGCATCAAAAAGCAGATGGTTTTGAGCCATGAAGAGTTTATCCGCCGTTTTGTGATGCATATTTTACCGAAAAGATTTGTAAAAATCCGTCATTATGGTTTTTTGAGCAGCACCTGGAAGCGTATCAAACTTAAAAATCTACAACAAAATTTAGGCATCCAGCCCAAAGAAAAGCTTCCGCCAAAAGCTTTTCAGCCGAAATGTACGTGTTGTAAAGATGGAAATCTTGTGACGATTGCCACGTTCGATCTACGAGGTCCGCCAAGTTGGTTTTTGGAGATGAGCCGAAATTTACCTGCTCCTAAATCTGCATTTTAG